The sequence CCGTTCCGTTTTTGATGATCATCCTCCCACCCTTTCGATGATCTTCTCCAGGATTTCCCTATCCGGCAGATAGGGGGAAGCCACGAGCTTCTTCAGCCTGAGCGGGATCCCATCCATTCTGTAAGCCGTTCCGTCGCACTCTATACCCACTATGGCGGAAGGAATAACCACCTTCGCAAGCTTGGTGGTCAGACTCACCTTGGGATCTATTACGATGGTGGGTATGGAAGCGAGATGACGTACGGCCCCAGCGGGGAAGTGGGCCGCAGGATCCGAAGCCAAAATGAGGGCCGCATCACACTCCCCCCTGTAAAGGAGGTCCACTGCCGAAAATTCTCCGGGATTGTAAACGGGATAACCCCTGCTGAAATTTATGGCAAAGGGATAACCGGTAAGCCAGGTGAGTACCTCATTGGCCCCGGCGACGTTGAAGTGGCCCCTCATGGGCATGATGAGGAACTTCGTGTAATCGTTCAGATCCCTCACCAGACGGAGGGCTGCATCTATGTTGAGGTTTTTGCCCTTCGACATGGTGAGACCCATCCCGAAGAAGATGATGCCGAACTTACACCCCTTCATCCGCTCCGCCAGCTCCTTTATCTTCTCCCCCGGTACTCCCGCCGCCTCCTTCACCTCATACCCCCTCACGGCCGCCCTCAGGGCGGAAAGGAGTTCGTAATCCTTTCCTTCCTTTACCCTGATGAATTGGTTCACCATCTTCGAAGTCCTGGT comes from Candidatus Hadarchaeales archaeon and encodes:
- a CDS encoding formylmethanofuran dehydrogenase subunit B is translated as MVLYKGVVCPFCGCLCDDLEVEVEDGKILSTKNACPVSRSKFLSHAEDRAKPMVDGREVRVEEAIEEAARILREADFPLIYGLSSTEAEAQRLAVRLAELTGASLDNTSSTCHGPTVLAAQECGAVKCTLGEVKNRADLVVFWGCNPAEAHIRHPVRYSITPLGMYRQGKKERFTVHVDVRETRTSKMVNQFIRVKEGKDYELLSALRAAVRGYEVKEAAGVPGEKIKELAERMKGCKFGIIFFGMGLTMSKGKNLNIDAALRLVRDLNDYTKFLIMPMRGHFNVAGANEVLTWLTGYPFAINFSRGYPVYNPGEFSAVDLLYRGECDAALILASDPAAHFPAGAVRHLASIPTIVIDPKVSLTTKLAKVVIPSAIVGIECDGTAYRMDGIPLRLKKLVASPYLPDREILEKIIERVGG